One stretch of Glycine soja cultivar W05 chromosome 7, ASM419377v2, whole genome shotgun sequence DNA includes these proteins:
- the LOC114417727 gene encoding uncharacterized protein LOC114417727 → MHLGNTTTNRVESAHSSLKRLLQNSLGNLCSVWDAMNNMITLQHTEIKTSFETSTHVVGRVFKKTLYRRLLGMVSRYALNQITAKLERVDYAGKNPSSCGCVVRTMLSLPCACELSKYISGCIPLDSIHMFWRRLSFSDQGLFEPEVSINEVMEAISKRFEELDVCGKFTQKTKLWDIAYPDQNSMCPPPAKVYTKGAPKKAMSRNPRSTKRDPSY, encoded by the coding sequence ggttgaatctgctcactCGTCTTTAAAAAGATTGTTACAAAATAGCCTTGGAAACTTATGCAGTgtgtgggatgccatgaacaacatgattacGTTGCAGCACACGGagattaaaacatcatttgaaacaagtacacatgtcgtTGGACGTGTGttcaaaaaaaccttatacaggaggcttcttggaatggtttcaaggtatgctttaaatcagattacTGCTAAATTAGAGCGTGTTGACTATGCTGGCAAGAATCCCTCAAGTTGTGGTTGTGTGGTGAGAACAATGCTTAGTCTTCCTTGTGCTtgtgagctatccaaatatATTAGTGGCTGCATCCCACtggattcaatccatatgttctggaggagactcagtttttcagaccaagggttatttGAGCCCGAGGTGAGCATCAATGAAGTAATGGAAGCAATATCCAAAAGATTcgaagaacttgatgtttgtggcaagtTTACTCAGAAGACTAAACTTTGGGatattgcataccctgatcagaattcaatgtgtcctcctccagcaAAGGTTTACACAAAGGGGGCACCGAAGAAAGCTATGAGCAGGAACCCAAG